From Microbispora sp. ZYX-F-249, the proteins below share one genomic window:
- a CDS encoding ABC transporter ATP-binding protein — protein MRSLLRSALRPRRGAVALIGVLQIAQALAALLLPTINATLIDDGVLRGDTGLIVRLGGLMAAGTLAQVLCSAVVGVLAAGTAAAVGRDLRAAVYAKVLSFSSREVGRFGVPSLITRSVGDVQQVQTLVFMGLTGLAATPMIFLGGVVMALRQDLRLSTLLLVALPALSAVLWAILRRLTPLSQATQRGVDQANRLVREQIAGVRVVRAFAAEERERARFAEANGTLLDASVRAARLAAVMYPAGMLIGNLCGVAVVWYGGHLVDDGVTQVGSLVAFLNYLAVILGSALLATFTVLAAPRARVSALRVREVLETGTEPLASPARADRIWRGEVEVRDAHVRYPGAEEPVLRGVNLVVRPGETVAIVGSTGSGKTTLLNLVARLLGPAGGQVLLDGTDLASLPPEEPAGVVGLVPQRPYLFSGTIAANLRYGRPEATDAELWHALEVAQARDFVDSLPEGLETPLGQGGTSLSGGQRQRLTVARALVARPRVLLLDDPFSALDPVTERALTDALARQTRDVAVLLVAQRISSARHADRVVVLDEGRVAGTGTHEELLASCPAYRDIVSSQTGLEVAA, from the coding sequence GTGAGATCCCTGCTCCGCTCCGCTCTGCGACCCCGCCGAGGCGCGGTCGCCCTGATCGGCGTGCTCCAGATCGCGCAGGCGCTCGCCGCCCTCCTGCTGCCCACGATCAACGCCACGCTCATCGACGACGGCGTGCTGCGCGGCGACACCGGGCTGATCGTGCGTCTGGGCGGCCTCATGGCGGCCGGGACGCTCGCACAGGTCCTGTGCTCGGCCGTGGTGGGAGTCCTCGCCGCCGGAACCGCCGCCGCCGTCGGCCGGGACCTGCGCGCGGCCGTCTACGCGAAGGTCCTGTCGTTCTCCTCCCGGGAGGTGGGCCGCTTCGGCGTGCCGTCCCTGATCACCCGCAGCGTCGGCGACGTGCAGCAGGTGCAGACGCTGGTCTTCATGGGCCTGACCGGCCTGGCCGCGACACCGATGATCTTCCTCGGCGGGGTGGTCATGGCGCTGCGGCAGGATCTGCGCCTGTCCACGCTGCTGCTGGTCGCGCTGCCCGCGCTGTCGGCCGTCCTGTGGGCGATCCTGCGCCGGCTCACCCCGCTGTCGCAGGCGACGCAGCGCGGCGTGGACCAGGCCAACAGGCTCGTCCGCGAGCAGATCGCCGGCGTCCGGGTCGTCCGGGCGTTCGCCGCCGAGGAGCGCGAACGCGCCAGGTTCGCCGAGGCCAACGGCACGCTGCTGGACGCGTCCGTACGCGCGGCGCGGCTGGCGGCCGTGATGTACCCCGCCGGAATGCTGATCGGCAACCTCTGCGGCGTGGCGGTCGTGTGGTACGGCGGGCACCTCGTCGACGACGGCGTCACCCAGGTGGGCTCGCTGGTCGCGTTCCTCAACTACCTGGCCGTGATCCTGGGGTCCGCCCTGCTCGCGACCTTCACGGTCCTGGCCGCGCCGCGTGCCCGGGTCTCCGCCCTGCGGGTGCGCGAGGTGCTGGAGACCGGCACGGAGCCGCTCGCGTCACCGGCCCGCGCCGACCGGATCTGGCGGGGCGAGGTGGAGGTCCGCGACGCGCACGTGCGCTATCCGGGCGCCGAGGAACCGGTGCTGCGCGGCGTGAACCTCGTCGTCCGGCCCGGCGAGACCGTCGCGATCGTCGGCTCCACCGGCTCGGGCAAGACCACCCTGCTGAACCTGGTCGCCCGGCTGCTCGGCCCGGCCGGCGGGCAGGTGCTCCTGGACGGGACCGACCTCGCGTCGCTGCCGCCGGAGGAACCGGCCGGCGTCGTCGGGCTGGTGCCGCAGCGGCCGTACCTGTTCTCCGGCACCATCGCCGCCAATCTCAGGTACGGCAGGCCCGAGGCGACGGACGCGGAGCTGTGGCACGCGCTGGAGGTCGCGCAGGCGCGCGACTTCGTCGATTCGCTGCCCGAGGGCCTGGAGACGCCGCTCGGGCAGGGGGGCACCTCGCTGTCCGGCGGCCAGCGCCAGCGCCTGACGGTGGCGCGGGCCCTGGTCGCCCGGCCCCGGGTCCTGCTGCTCGACGACCCGTTCTCCGCGCTCGACCCGGTCACCGAGCGGGCGCTCACCGACGCGCTGGCGCGGCAGACCCGCGACGTCGCCGTCCTCCTGGTCGCCCAGCGGATCTCCTCGGCACGGCACGCCGACCGGGTGGTGGTGCTCGACGAGGGCCGGGTCGCCGGGACCGGCACCCACGAGGAGCTGCTGGCCTCCTGCCCCGCCTACCGCGACATCGTGTCCTCCCAGACAGGCCTGGAGGTGGCCGCATGA
- a CDS encoding NADPH-dependent FMN reductase encodes MSGDDRLNVAMIIGSVRDGRVAPLVANWFAGQAERRDDVALDVIDLAETRLPDGLRGHFGGEKPAEVTGLRPRVEAADAFVVVTPEYNRSFPAALKLMIDSYHREWAAKPVGFVCYGGMSSGLRAVEQLRLVFAELHAVTIRDSVAFRSPWTLFDPEGNWPKDPAGPEGAAKVMLDELVWFGRALREARSARPYGG; translated from the coding sequence ATGTCCGGAGACGACCGGCTCAACGTGGCGATGATCATCGGAAGCGTCCGGGACGGGAGGGTGGCGCCCCTCGTCGCCAACTGGTTCGCCGGTCAGGCGGAGCGACGCGACGACGTCGCGCTCGACGTGATCGATCTGGCCGAGACCCGGCTCCCCGACGGGCTGCGCGGGCACTTCGGCGGCGAGAAGCCTGCGGAGGTCACCGGGCTCCGGCCCCGGGTGGAGGCCGCGGACGCCTTCGTCGTGGTGACCCCGGAGTACAACCGCAGCTTCCCCGCGGCGCTCAAGCTGATGATCGACAGCTACCACCGGGAGTGGGCGGCCAAGCCCGTCGGGTTCGTCTGCTACGGCGGCATGTCCAGCGGCCTGCGGGCCGTCGAGCAGCTCAGGCTCGTCTTCGCCGAGCTGCACGCGGTGACGATCCGCGACTCCGTCGCCTTCCGGAGCCCCTGGACGCTGTTCGACCCGGAAGGGAACTGGCCGAAGGACCCCGCGGGCCCCGAGGGCGCCGCCAAGGTCATGCTCGACGAGCTGGTCTGGTTCGGGCGGGCCCTGCGCGAGGCGCGGTCGGCCCGGCCGTACGGAGGCTGA
- a CDS encoding TetR/AcrR family transcriptional regulator, giving the protein MAGKRADDTGGDTGDGVHESIWERMERPARPPRAALTHAQIAAAAVEIADAEGLDAVSMRRLAERLGVATMGLYRYVRGKDDVIELMVDAVYAGEGPPAEGRDWREVLHGSALRLRALMLRHPWLVETTAQAAPLTPNFVARADRLLASLYGLGLDADTAMTVLDTVDAFVSGATTARIRMARLMRKEGAEKMDDLRDRYSSRMKWLLESGRYPAFERYIREGVRKDDDDWQFELGLESVLDGVAARLGI; this is encoded by the coding sequence ATGGCCGGGAAGAGAGCGGACGACACCGGGGGTGACACGGGGGATGGCGTTCACGAGTCCATCTGGGAGCGGATGGAGCGGCCCGCCCGGCCGCCCCGCGCGGCGCTGACCCATGCGCAGATCGCCGCGGCGGCCGTGGAGATCGCGGACGCCGAGGGGCTCGACGCGGTCTCGATGCGCCGGCTGGCCGAGCGGCTCGGCGTCGCGACCATGGGCCTGTACCGCTACGTGCGCGGCAAGGACGACGTGATCGAGCTGATGGTGGACGCGGTCTACGCCGGGGAGGGGCCGCCGGCGGAGGGCCGCGACTGGCGGGAGGTGCTGCACGGGTCCGCCCTGCGGCTGCGCGCCCTCATGCTGCGCCATCCCTGGCTGGTGGAGACCACCGCGCAGGCCGCGCCGCTGACCCCGAACTTCGTCGCGCGCGCCGACCGGCTGCTCGCGTCGCTGTACGGCCTCGGCCTCGACGCCGACACGGCGATGACGGTCCTCGACACGGTCGACGCGTTCGTCAGCGGGGCGACCACCGCCCGGATCAGGATGGCCCGGCTGATGCGCAAGGAGGGCGCGGAGAAGATGGACGACCTGCGCGACCGCTACTCGTCGCGGATGAAGTGGCTGCTGGAGTCGGGCCGCTATCCCGCGTTCGAGCGCTACATCCGCGAGGGCGTCAGGAAGGACGACGACGACTGGCAGTTCGAGCTGGGCCTGGAGTCCGTGCTCGACGGCGTCGCCGCCCGGCTGGGAATCTGA
- a CDS encoding aldo/keto reductase translates to MTQVQLALGAMHFGTRLDERASFDLLDRFVAAGGTVIDTADCYAFWADPSGHGGHSERVVGEWLARRPGMRDRVLLSTKAGAEPVGDGEWPANREGLSATAIKAAAEGSLRRLGTDRVDLYWLHMEDRSVPLEETAQALSQLVESGTVARVGASNHALWRVERARRLAGANGWADWTALQLRHSYVKPRPDARVADQGHRFGWVTDEVLDYVASDPTVDLWAYTALLNGGYVREDRPLPEPYDHPGTARRLAVLDEVAAELGVGRNQVVLAWLTGGAPPVTPVVGVSTAGQLEEALAGVALELPGELRRRLDEAA, encoded by the coding sequence ATGACACAGGTGCAACTCGCGCTGGGCGCCATGCACTTCGGGACCCGGCTCGACGAGCGGGCCTCGTTCGATCTGCTGGACCGGTTCGTCGCGGCGGGCGGCACCGTGATCGACACCGCCGACTGCTACGCGTTCTGGGCCGATCCGAGCGGCCACGGCGGGCACAGCGAGCGGGTCGTCGGCGAGTGGCTGGCACGGCGGCCCGGTATGCGCGACCGCGTTCTCCTCAGCACGAAGGCGGGGGCGGAGCCGGTCGGCGACGGCGAGTGGCCGGCCAACCGGGAGGGCCTGTCGGCGACCGCGATCAAGGCGGCGGCCGAGGGCAGCCTGCGCCGGCTGGGCACCGACCGCGTCGACCTCTACTGGCTGCACATGGAGGACAGGTCGGTGCCGCTCGAGGAGACGGCCCAGGCGCTCTCCCAGCTGGTCGAGTCCGGTACGGTCGCCCGCGTCGGGGCCTCCAACCACGCCCTGTGGCGCGTGGAGCGCGCCCGCCGGCTCGCCGGGGCGAACGGATGGGCCGACTGGACGGCGCTGCAGCTGCGCCACTCGTACGTCAAGCCGCGGCCGGACGCGCGGGTGGCCGACCAGGGCCACCGGTTCGGCTGGGTGACCGACGAGGTGCTCGACTACGTGGCGTCCGATCCCACGGTGGACCTGTGGGCCTACACGGCGCTGCTGAACGGCGGATACGTGCGCGAGGACCGGCCGCTGCCGGAGCCCTACGACCACCCGGGCACGGCGCGGCGGCTGGCCGTCCTCGACGAGGTGGCGGCCGAGCTGGGCGTCGGCCGCAACCAGGTGGTGCTGGCGTGGCTGACCGGCGGCGCCCCGCCGGTCACGCCGGTCGTGGGCGTCAGCACGGCCGGGCAACTGGAGGAGGCGCTGGCCGGGGTGGCGCTGGAGCTGCCCGGCGAGCTGCGCCGCCGCCTCGACGAGGCCGCCTGA
- a CDS encoding SDR family NAD(P)-dependent oxidoreductase yields the protein MIDKDVYGPWAVVAGGSEGVGAAFAHQLADAGLNLVLVARKPGPLAETAEQVRAKGAEVRTLELDLTDPGALKAVRAVTDDVEVGLLIFNAGANSYGHEFVTGDLDRVQGVIDLNITAQLALTHHFGALMRERRRGGIILVGSLAGYMGQAQISVYSAVKAFSRVFAEGLWLELGEHGVHVLELVLGVTRTPAMERAGLRMDLPGLNVAEPGDVAREGLEHLADGPVRIAGGNEETARKRSGFPRAEMVRRAHEATRRMIPPPSS from the coding sequence GTGATCGACAAGGACGTGTACGGCCCCTGGGCCGTCGTCGCGGGCGGCTCCGAGGGAGTGGGCGCCGCGTTCGCCCACCAGCTCGCCGACGCCGGGCTCAACCTCGTGCTCGTCGCCCGCAAGCCCGGGCCGCTGGCCGAGACGGCCGAGCAGGTCAGGGCGAAGGGCGCCGAGGTGCGCACGCTGGAGCTCGACCTGACCGACCCGGGCGCGCTCAAGGCCGTCCGCGCGGTGACCGACGACGTCGAGGTGGGCCTGCTGATCTTCAACGCGGGCGCCAACAGCTACGGCCACGAGTTCGTGACCGGCGACCTCGACCGGGTGCAGGGGGTCATCGACCTCAACATCACCGCCCAGCTCGCGCTCACCCACCACTTCGGCGCGCTGATGCGCGAGCGCCGCCGCGGCGGGATCATCCTGGTCGGCTCGCTCGCCGGGTACATGGGCCAGGCGCAGATCAGCGTCTACTCCGCGGTCAAGGCGTTCAGCCGCGTCTTCGCCGAAGGGCTGTGGCTGGAGCTGGGCGAGCACGGCGTGCACGTGCTCGAACTCGTCCTCGGCGTGACCCGCACCCCGGCGATGGAGCGGGCGGGGCTGCGGATGGACCTGCCCGGGCTCAACGTGGCCGAGCCCGGCGACGTGGCCCGCGAGGGCCTGGAGCACCTCGCCGACGGCCCGGTCCGGATCGCCGGCGGCAACGAGGAGACGGCCCGCAAGCGGAGCGGCTTCCCCCGGGCCGAGATGGTCCGCAGGGCGCACGAGGCGACCAGGCGAATGATCCCCCCGCCCAGCTCCTGA
- a CDS encoding ferredoxin has product MTIRPDDRLLDAPMQPLTCRRCGAGVEVRKASWHQTSVQWNAEAAGTCQERRTAGAGVFPGCAALRESIVQAALDGEIAVPEES; this is encoded by the coding sequence ATGACGATCCGCCCGGACGACCGGCTGCTCGACGCGCCCATGCAGCCGCTGACCTGCCGCCGGTGCGGCGCCGGGGTCGAGGTGCGCAAGGCGAGCTGGCACCAGACCAGCGTCCAGTGGAACGCCGAGGCGGCCGGGACCTGCCAGGAGCGCCGCACCGCCGGCGCGGGAGTCTTCCCCGGCTGCGCGGCGCTGCGGGAGTCCATCGTCCAGGCCGCGCTCGACGGCGAGATCGCCGTACCGGAGGAATCGTGA
- a CDS encoding Rieske 2Fe-2S domain-containing protein — protein MTAVEAGNDDIRRIEAEAVPTRFARGWHCLGLSEKFKDGRPHTVRAFGQKLVVFRSGDGRLNVLDAYCRHMGGDLSQGTIKGDEIACPFHDWRWGGDGRCKKIPYSRRVPLRARTAAWTTMDQDGLLFVWNDPEGNPPPPEVTIPRMEGATRDDWTDWVWTETVVNTNCREVVDNVVDMAHFFYVHYSFPTYFKNIFEGHVATQIMKGTGRQDTRPPAKDGEPKLLGNDSVASYHGPSFMIDELTYHYDTMDINSVLINAHYPIDANSFVLHSGIIVQRTDKLPGPAADEMARKMSTFILKGFDQDVQIWKNKARIDNPLLCEEDGPVYQLRRWYEQFYVDVADVRPEMVERFEFELDTTRPVEAWKREVEENLARKAAEGRPA, from the coding sequence GTGACTGCAGTAGAAGCCGGGAACGACGACATCCGCAGAATCGAGGCGGAGGCGGTCCCCACCCGGTTCGCCCGGGGCTGGCACTGCCTGGGCCTGTCGGAGAAGTTCAAGGACGGCAGGCCGCACACGGTGAGGGCCTTCGGCCAGAAGCTCGTGGTCTTCCGGAGCGGCGACGGCAGACTCAACGTGCTCGACGCCTACTGCCGGCACATGGGCGGGGACCTGTCGCAGGGCACGATCAAGGGCGACGAGATCGCCTGCCCGTTCCATGACTGGCGCTGGGGCGGCGACGGCCGCTGCAAGAAGATCCCCTACTCGCGCCGCGTCCCGCTGCGCGCCCGCACCGCCGCCTGGACCACGATGGACCAGGACGGCCTGCTGTTCGTGTGGAACGACCCGGAGGGCAACCCGCCGCCGCCGGAGGTCACGATCCCCCGGATGGAGGGCGCGACCCGCGACGACTGGACCGACTGGGTCTGGACCGAGACCGTCGTGAACACCAACTGCCGCGAGGTCGTGGACAACGTCGTCGACATGGCGCACTTCTTCTACGTCCACTACTCGTTCCCGACGTACTTCAAGAACATCTTCGAGGGCCACGTCGCCACGCAGATCATGAAGGGCACCGGCCGGCAGGACACCCGCCCGCCCGCCAAGGACGGCGAGCCCAAGCTGCTCGGCAACGACTCGGTCGCGTCGTACCACGGGCCGTCGTTCATGATCGACGAGTTGACCTACCACTACGACACCATGGACATCAACTCGGTCCTGATCAACGCCCACTACCCGATCGACGCGAACTCGTTCGTGCTGCACTCGGGGATCATCGTGCAGCGCACCGACAAGCTCCCCGGGCCCGCGGCCGACGAGATGGCCAGGAAGATGAGCACCTTCATCCTCAAGGGCTTCGACCAGGACGTGCAGATCTGGAAGAACAAGGCCCGCATCGACAACCCGCTGCTGTGCGAGGAGGACGGCCCGGTCTACCAGCTGCGCCGCTGGTACGAGCAGTTCTACGTGGACGTCGCCGACGTCAGGCCGGAGATGGTGGAGCGCTTCGAGTTCGAGCTCGACACCACCCGCCCGGTCGAGGCGTGGAAGAGGGAGGTCGAGGAGAACCTCGCCCGCAAGGCGGCGGAAGGCCGGCCGGCATGA
- the hsaA gene encoding 3-hydroxy-9,10-secoandrosta-1,3,5(10)-triene-9,17-dione monooxygenase oxygenase subunit — protein sequence MSNEVLDAVRTLLPKIAERARSTDEDRRVPAESIRELVQAGVFRMLQPKRYGGAESDPVSFYEVVREISAVCGSTGWTVSVLGVHPWQLALFDEAAQDEVWGSDQDALISSSYAPVGRLVPAEGGYRLSGRWRFSSGCEHASWAMVGGLVLGDQGKPVDFMTVLVPRSDYLIADVWDVIGLRGTGSNDIVVEDAFVPAHRVMRNYEMAQLRGPGQKVNPGPLYRIPFGTVFTTTITAPVIGMAAGCYRSYVTAMRDRVRLSLGGGRFAEDQFAQVAVARAASEIDAAILQTDRNVREVYEHAVRGETIPAELRLRVRRDQVRATERALEAIDILFKTAGGNSLSRGNPIERAWRDAHAGSVHVANDVERALAMYGKGEFGLAVEDNLI from the coding sequence ATGAGCAACGAGGTCCTGGACGCGGTTCGCACGCTGCTGCCGAAGATCGCCGAACGGGCCCGGTCCACCGACGAGGACCGCCGGGTCCCCGCCGAGTCGATCAGGGAGCTCGTCCAGGCCGGGGTCTTCCGCATGCTGCAGCCCAAGAGGTACGGCGGCGCGGAGAGCGACCCGGTGAGCTTCTACGAGGTGGTCAGGGAGATCTCCGCGGTGTGCGGGTCCACCGGCTGGACCGTCTCCGTCCTCGGCGTGCACCCCTGGCAGCTCGCCCTGTTCGACGAGGCCGCCCAGGACGAGGTGTGGGGGAGCGACCAGGACGCGCTGATCTCCTCGTCGTACGCGCCGGTCGGACGGCTCGTCCCCGCCGAGGGCGGCTACCGGCTGTCCGGCCGGTGGCGGTTCTCCTCCGGCTGCGAGCACGCCTCGTGGGCGATGGTGGGCGGCCTGGTCCTCGGGGACCAGGGCAAGCCGGTGGACTTCATGACCGTGCTGGTGCCCCGCTCCGACTATCTGATCGCGGACGTGTGGGACGTCATCGGGCTGCGCGGCACGGGCAGCAACGACATCGTCGTCGAGGACGCGTTCGTGCCCGCGCACCGCGTGATGCGCAACTACGAGATGGCGCAGCTGCGCGGCCCGGGCCAGAAGGTGAACCCCGGCCCGCTCTACCGCATCCCGTTCGGCACCGTGTTCACCACCACGATCACCGCCCCGGTCATCGGGATGGCGGCCGGGTGCTACCGGTCGTACGTGACCGCCATGCGCGACCGCGTACGGCTCAGCCTGGGCGGCGGCCGGTTCGCCGAGGACCAGTTCGCGCAGGTCGCGGTCGCCAGGGCGGCGTCGGAGATCGACGCGGCGATCCTGCAGACCGACCGCAACGTGCGGGAGGTGTACGAGCACGCGGTGCGGGGCGAGACGATCCCGGCCGAGCTGCGGCTGCGGGTGCGCCGGGACCAGGTGCGCGCCACCGAACGGGCGCTGGAGGCGATCGACATCCTGTTCAAGACCGCCGGGGGCAACTCGCTCAGCCGGGGCAACCCGATCGAGCGGGCCTGGCGTGACGCCCACGCGGGCAGCGTCCACGTGGCCAACGACGTCGAGCGGGCCCTCGCGATGTACGGCAAGGGCGAGTTCGGCCTGGCCGTCGAGGACAACCTCATCTGA
- a CDS encoding alpha/beta hydrolase family protein has product MSFPRSRLRALSLAALTAVAIAAPAAAAPVQAADAGAVAGTVPPGLRGTPLSARPLTGAAALPSAARDWYVTYVSEGASGERVTVSGVVSVPATPPPPGGWPVISWAHGTTGTADVCAPSADTADGPAHGYLASVNPTLDAWVAHGFAVVRTDYEGLGTPGGHPYMNGRSAAASVIDMVRAARRVDPRIGRDWFAAGHSQGGHAALFTAAATGERGDVRLRGAIAVAPGGWGYSQTVAYLRAMPGAKDALAFLPTILLGAAAADPAIRPEELVTDEVRPLLDAARTGCMDQVRAVAADTNVSSVFRPGADTGTLTGYLRAQEPAGLKVRVPTLVAQGTADVLVPKQTTDLMVADLCAGAAKVTYRTYAGADHRASVAASFDDALAFARTILAGGTPAPTC; this is encoded by the coding sequence ATGTCATTCCCCCGGTCCCGTCTCAGGGCGCTGTCCCTGGCCGCCCTGACCGCCGTGGCGATCGCGGCGCCCGCCGCGGCCGCCCCCGTCCAGGCGGCCGATGCCGGCGCGGTCGCGGGCACCGTCCCTCCGGGGCTGCGCGGCACGCCGCTGTCCGCCCGTCCGCTGACCGGCGCGGCGGCGCTGCCGAGCGCGGCCCGCGACTGGTACGTCACCTACGTCTCCGAGGGCGCCTCGGGTGAGCGCGTCACCGTGTCGGGTGTGGTGTCCGTGCCGGCGACGCCGCCGCCGCCCGGCGGCTGGCCGGTGATCAGCTGGGCGCACGGCACCACGGGCACGGCGGACGTCTGCGCCCCCTCGGCCGACACCGCCGACGGGCCCGCCCACGGCTACCTGGCCTCGGTGAACCCCACACTCGATGCCTGGGTGGCACACGGCTTCGCCGTCGTGCGCACCGACTACGAGGGCCTCGGCACCCCGGGCGGGCATCCGTACATGAACGGGCGGAGCGCGGCGGCCAGCGTGATCGACATGGTGCGCGCGGCCCGCCGCGTGGACCCGCGCATCGGCCGCGACTGGTTCGCCGCCGGGCACAGCCAGGGCGGGCACGCCGCGCTGTTCACGGCCGCCGCCACCGGTGAGCGCGGCGACGTGCGGCTGCGCGGCGCGATCGCCGTCGCCCCCGGCGGCTGGGGCTACTCCCAGACCGTGGCCTACCTGAGGGCCATGCCGGGCGCGAAGGACGCGCTGGCCTTCCTGCCCACGATCCTGCTCGGCGCGGCGGCGGCCGACCCCGCGATCAGGCCGGAGGAGCTGGTCACCGACGAGGTGCGGCCGCTGCTCGACGCGGCGCGCACGGGGTGCATGGACCAGGTGCGGGCGGTCGCGGCGGACACGAACGTGAGCAGCGTGTTCCGGCCCGGCGCCGACACCGGGACCCTGACCGGTTACCTGCGGGCGCAGGAGCCGGCCGGGCTGAAGGTCCGGGTGCCCACCCTGGTCGCCCAGGGCACGGCCGACGTCCTGGTGCCGAAGCAGACGACCGACCTCATGGTCGCCGACCTGTGCGCGGGCGCGGCGAAGGTCACCTACCGGACCTACGCCGGCGCCGACCACCGGGCCTCGGTCGCGGCCTCGTTCGACGACGCGCTGGCGTTCGCGCGGACGATCCTCGCCGGGGGAACGCCCGCGCCCACCTGCTGA